Genomic segment of Nitrospirota bacterium:
TGCATTGAGCCACTGTGTGCCTGGCACACGGGAAGGCGCAGAAACACGACGATCCGCAAGTCAGGAGACCCATTCCGTAGTTGATTCGACTCAACCCTTCGAGCACAAGGGAGATCGTTATGATGTGGTTCCTTCGTTCTAGTCGTGTGTGGTGGTGTCTGCTTTCTCTGTTTGCCATGAGTCCTCTCGTTCATGCTGCCCCGGACATCGAAGTGGCATCCGCCGATCAAATAGACACCATTGAGACGCGGGAAGTCGTGGTGAGTGCAACCAAAACCCCTGTTCCTGTCACTCAACTCACCAGCGCAGCCGAGATCATTACTGAGGAAGACCTGAAGCGTCGGCAGATCAAGATGGTTTCGGAAGCTCTCCGTCTCAGCCAGGGACTCACGGTGTTCTCGAACGGTGGACCCGGTACGAGCACGAGTGTGCGCATCCGAGGCAGCAACTCCGACCAGGTGCTGGTGCTGATCGATGGCGCGATTATGAACAGCGCTACGACCGGTAGTTTTGACTTTGCAAATCTCACCACCGACAACATCGAACGTATTGAAATTCTCCGTGGCGCCCAAAGCATGCTGTGGGGCGCGGACGCGATGGGTGGTGTCATCAATATTACTACCAAGAGGGGCACCGGCGCTCCGTCGGCCAACGCGTTCTTCGAGTACGGATCGTTCTCGTCCATCCGAGAAGGTGGCCAAGTTTCCGGAAAAACAGGAATCGTGGACTACAGCGCGGCGATCTCACGTTGGGATTATACGGGATTTTCAGCCGTCAACTATCGCCGTGGTGCTTCGGAGCGAGATGGCTTTCACAACTGGCAAACCTCAGCGCGCCTGGGTGTGGCCCTTCCTCACGAGGGACGGCTCGACTTCAATTTTCGTCTCTTGCAAGGCAGGGTGAACATCGATAACGGTTTTTCTCCTGGATTCGATACCCTGGGAGCGTTCAACAACAGCCAGCAGTTTGTGTACAGCGCTGCCTATACGCAGCCGATTACGACCTGGTGGAACCAAGTCCTCACGGTGTCACGCCAAACAGAGGATTCTGAGTCTTTTTCCGGAACGACCCAGCGCAATCTGCAAACTGGGGTCGTTTCTACTCCATTTCTCTACCGATCGCAGATCAACACGTTGTCGAATCGCATGGAGTGGCAAAATAATATCCAGATTGCCAAGCCCTTACTCCTTAGTGCCGGATATCAGTTCCGTGAGCAGCAAGGGCAAAATCGAGACCTTCTGACAAACAATCTCGATATCCCGACCAAGATCGTTTCCAGCAATGCCGGATTTGCTCAGGCCCAACTGAATCTCTGGGAACGAGTCTTTGCAACGGCAGGCGTGAGATATGACGATTACAACGTTTTTGGTGGCGCCACCACGTACCGGACTACCGCCGGCTATCTCCATCAAGAGACCGGGACCAAGATCCGGAGCAGTTATGCGACCGGGTTTCGCGCGCCGACCGTCAATCAATTGTACTTCCCAGATTTTGGGAAGT
This window contains:
- a CDS encoding TonB-dependent receptor, yielding MSPLVHAAPDIEVASADQIDTIETREVVVSATKTPVPVTQLTSAAEIITEEDLKRRQIKMVSEALRLSQGLTVFSNGGPGTSTSVRIRGSNSDQVLVLIDGAIMNSATTGSFDFANLTTDNIERIEILRGAQSMLWGADAMGGVINITTKRGTGAPSANAFFEYGSFSSIREGGQVSGKTGIVDYSAAISRWDYTGFSAVNYRRGASERDGFHNWQTSARLGVALPHEGRLDFNFRLLQGRVNIDNGFSPGFDTLGAFNNSQQFVYSAAYTQPITTWWNQVLTVSRQTEDSESFSGTTQRNLQTGVVSTPFLYRSQINTLSNRMEWQNNIQIAKPLLLSAGYQFREQQGQNRDLLTNNLDIPTKIVSSNAGFAQAQLNLWERVFATAGVRYDDYNVFGGATTYRTTAGYLHQETGTKIRSSYATGFRAPTVNQLYFPDFGKSDLKPERSQSMDIGVDQYLLNNRLTLSGGHFWSRYRDMIVAQQSADVCGSSFGFANYCAQNIGLVSTKGWEASVKYAVVRDMPLIKSLDVQAQYTNTLTRNLVQQPGNRAPRMPVDQWSMIISYQPIDPVRVNLEGRYVGSRFDDVNNQQKMRAFDVWNLSATYDVTNRVQTYVRADNIFNEKYEEIQFYGTPVRSIFVGLRVNYDAK